In one Thunnus maccoyii chromosome 12, fThuMac1.1, whole genome shotgun sequence genomic region, the following are encoded:
- the LOC121908872 gene encoding insulin-like growth factor-binding protein 3 isoform X1, with protein sequence MLSDDTMDSCFRALCMTFVLASFTRRSGAVGPVIRCEPCDVGARLLCKPLPKDCAERVREPGCGCCMTCALSFGQPCGVYTGRCGSGLTCQHQPGETKPLQALLEGRGICANATNKRLTPRPTPPVNELPAENIETQDEERNSTGSSLQTLYSTHRPMGPLRPPPYPFFPSAKSEVLRREQQKRTQSFKMEELPGPLITDQQNFSLETKQEPEYGPCRREIESILSSLKITDILNPRGFRIPNCDKKGFYKKKQCRPSKGRKRGFCWCVDKYGQPLPGFDGKERGDAQYYNSESQ encoded by the exons ATGCTCTCAGACGACACAATGGATTCCTGTTTCCGCGCACTTTGCATGACTTTTGTCCTGGCATCGTTTACCCGGAGGTCAGGTGCGGTCGGACCGGTGATCAGATGCGAGCCATGTGATGTTGGAGCGCGGCTTTTGTGCAAACCTTTACCCAAGGACTGCGCCGAGAGAGTCCGCGAACCCGGCTGCGGCTGCTGCATGACTTGCGCGCTGAGCTTCGGCCAGCCGTGCGGCGTGTACACCGGGAGATGTGGCTCCGGGCTGACATGTCAGCATCAGCCCGGTGAGACGAAACCTCTGCAGGCTCTGCTGGAGGGACGGGGGATTTGTGCAAACGCTACTAATAAACGACTCACCCCCAGACCAACACCTCCAGTCAATGAGCTACCAG CAGAGAACATTGAGACTCAGGACGAGGAGCGGAATTCCACTGGCTCAAGCCTTCAAACATTGTACAGCACCCACAGACCCATGGGACCCCTGAGACCTCCGCCTTACCCCTTTTTCCCCTCTGCCAAGTCTGAAGTTCTAAGaagagagcagcagaaaagaaCCCAGAGCTTTAAAATGGAGGAGCTCCCGGGACCACTCATCACAGACCAACAAAACTTTTCTCTAGAGACCAAACAGGAGCCTGAGTAT GGTCCCTGTCGGAGAGAGATTGAGAGCATTCTCAGCAGCCTCAAGATTACAGACATTCTCAACCCCAGAGGTTTCCGCATACCAAACTGTGACAAGAAGGGCTTCTATAAGAAAAAGCAG TGCCGTCCATCCAAAGGCAGAAAGCGAGGCTTCTGTTGGTGTGTGGACAAATACGGGCAGCCTTTGCCAGGTTTTGATGGGAAGGAGCGAGGAGACGCCCAGTACTACAACTCTGAGAGCCAATAG
- the LOC121908872 gene encoding insulin-like growth factor-binding protein 3 isoform X2 — protein sequence MLSDDTMDSCFRALCMTFVLASFTRRSGAVGPVIRCEPCDVGARLLCKPLPKDCAERVREPGCGCCMTCALSFGQPCGVYTGRCGSGLTCQHQPGETKPLQALLEGRGICANATNKRLTPRPTPPVNELPAENIETQDEERNSTGSSLQTLYSTHRPMGPLRPPPYPFFPSAKSEVLRREQQKRTQSFKMEELPGPLITDQQNFSLETKQEPEYCRPSKGRKRGFCWCVDKYGQPLPGFDGKERGDAQYYNSESQ from the exons ATGCTCTCAGACGACACAATGGATTCCTGTTTCCGCGCACTTTGCATGACTTTTGTCCTGGCATCGTTTACCCGGAGGTCAGGTGCGGTCGGACCGGTGATCAGATGCGAGCCATGTGATGTTGGAGCGCGGCTTTTGTGCAAACCTTTACCCAAGGACTGCGCCGAGAGAGTCCGCGAACCCGGCTGCGGCTGCTGCATGACTTGCGCGCTGAGCTTCGGCCAGCCGTGCGGCGTGTACACCGGGAGATGTGGCTCCGGGCTGACATGTCAGCATCAGCCCGGTGAGACGAAACCTCTGCAGGCTCTGCTGGAGGGACGGGGGATTTGTGCAAACGCTACTAATAAACGACTCACCCCCAGACCAACACCTCCAGTCAATGAGCTACCAG CAGAGAACATTGAGACTCAGGACGAGGAGCGGAATTCCACTGGCTCAAGCCTTCAAACATTGTACAGCACCCACAGACCCATGGGACCCCTGAGACCTCCGCCTTACCCCTTTTTCCCCTCTGCCAAGTCTGAAGTTCTAAGaagagagcagcagaaaagaaCCCAGAGCTTTAAAATGGAGGAGCTCCCGGGACCACTCATCACAGACCAACAAAACTTTTCTCTAGAGACCAAACAGGAGCCTGAGTAT TGCCGTCCATCCAAAGGCAGAAAGCGAGGCTTCTGTTGGTGTGTGGACAAATACGGGCAGCCTTTGCCAGGTTTTGATGGGAAGGAGCGAGGAGACGCCCAGTACTACAACTCTGAGAGCCAATAG